The stretch of DNA GTGTATGATGCAGAGAGACCGGAACTTTTTTTTAAATCTTCGGCGGCTCGTACGATTGGGCCGGACAAGGAGGTTTATTTAAGAAGCGATTCCAATTGGCAGATCCCAGAGCCGGAATTGGGCATGGTTTTGAACCGCGAAGGGGAAGTCATAGGATACACTATCGGTAATGATATGAGTTGCCGTGATATTGAAGGGGAAAATCCTCTTTATCTTCCTCAAGCGAAAATTTGGAAAAATTCTTGTTCTATCGGTCCCGCGATTCGTCTGGCGGAAACCGTCGATGATCCTTATCAATTTCAAATCATCTGCCGAATTTATCGTGGGGGGTCAAAGGTATTCGAAGATTCGGCAAGTACGAGCCAGTTGAAGCGGGAACTCGGGGAACTTGTTTCGTATCTTGTCAGGGAGAATACAGTATTTGACGGCACGGTTCTTTTAACGGGAACGTGTATTGTTCCTCCACATGATTTTACTTTATTAGATGGGGACAGGATTGAAATTGAAATCCCGGGAATCGGCATTTTGAATAATCCCGTAAAAAGCCAGGTTCAACAACCATCATAGGTTGGTTTAATAGCAATTATTAATAAGGAAAGGTGATTAAAAAATGACCGTTCAGGAAACTGTAAAAACCTACAAAAACTTTATTGGTGGAAAGTGGCTGAGTTCTTCTACGGAAAAGGTCAAGCCAAGTACAAACCCTGCAAACAAAGATGAGATTGTAGGATATGTGCAAATATCTTCAGAGGAAGACGTGGATCAGGCAGTTGAAGCAGCGAAACTGGCAAAAAAAAGCTGGCGAAAGCTGACGGGTGCTGCCAGAGGGAATTATCTGTACAAAGCAGCGAATATAATGGAAAGCCGTTTGGATGAAATTGCGGAAACGATGACAAGGGAAATGGGAAAAACTTTTCCTGAAGCCAAAGGTGAAACAGCAAGAGGAATCGCCATTTTACGTTATTATGCCGGAGAAGGCATGCGTAAAACAGGTGATGTCATCCCTGCGACTGACAGCAAGGCACTCATGTATACAGATCGCGTACCTTTAGGTGTTGTCGGACTTATTACACCTTGGAATTTCCCAGTGGCCATACCAATTTGGAAAATGGCACCTGCATTGATTTATGGAAACACGGTTGTGATCAAACCAGCCGAGGACACGGCTGTTACAGCGGTCAAAGTTATTGAATGTATGGAAGAAGCCGGATTTCCTGCCGGTGTTGTGAACCTGGTTACGGGAAGAGGTTCGGTTGTTGGCAACAGGATGATTCACCATCCGGATATTAACGGCATTTCTTTTACGGGATCGAACCAAACAGGAAAGCTAGTAGCCGAAGGTGCGATTGCCAGAGGAGCAAAATATCAGTTGGAAATGGGCGGTAAAAACCCGATTATCATTGCGGATGATGCAGATGTGGATGCGGCTGTTGAAGCGACAATTAGCGGAGGTCTCAGTTCCACCGGGCAGAAATGTACGGCAACGAGCCGGGTGATTGTACAGGAAGGAATCTATGAACGTTTCAAAGAAAGATTGATAGCAAGGACAAAAGAGCTTACGTTAGGCGATGGGATGAAAGAAAATGTGTATATGGGTCCCAGTGCGAACGAAGGCCAATTAAATACCGTGCTTTCTTACATTGAAAAAGGGAAAGCAGAAGGTGCAACACTCGTGTTAGGCGGAAATCGACCAAAAGATCCTGAATTACAAAACGGATATTTCGTCGAGCCGACAATCTTTGAAAACGTCAAATCTGATATGGCCATTGCCCAGGAAGAAATTTTCGGTCCTGTATTAGCCCTGATTAAGGTTGATACGATTCAAAAAGCTTTGGAACTGGCAAACGATGTATCATTCGGTCTCAGTGCTTCAATTTTTACAAAAAATATTGAGAACGCCTTTGAGTTTATTGATGAGATCGACGCCGGATTGGTTCGGGTGAACTTTGAAACAGCTGGCGTAGAGCTGCAGGCTCCGTTTGGCGGCATGAAAGATTCAAGTTCAGGTTCTCGGGAACAAGGAGAAGCTGCCAAGGAATTCTTCACCTCAATCAAAACGGTTTTTGTTAAGCCGTAATAATGGCGGCGAAGTGAATAGAAAGTTGAGTTAATTTGAAGGGGATTCCAAATGGTATTAATAAACTTGGAATCCCCTTTCTTATGCTTTTTATCGAAATGTTTTCTATTGCAGTGATCTGGAAATTTTATTAGCAGCCTCTTGAACATCCTGTATCATTGCTGGGAATTGGGTAACCATCCTTTGAGTTGGGCCTGACAAACTAATAGCTGCTATTATATTACCTTCATAATCTTTAATAGGACAGCTAATAGCACTGGCTCCGTCACCCAGTTCGTTATGCGTAGTTGCATATCCCTTTCTTCGAATCTGTTCTAATTCCTCTCTTAATTGTTCTTCAGTAATAATGGTTTTCGTAGAAAAAGCTGACAATTCTACATTGTTTAAATAAAAAGTAAGGTCTTCCTCAGAAAATCCAGATAAAAGTGATTTCCCTGTTGCGGTGGCATATAAAGGGACTTTATCTCCAACTGGCAAGAGGACGACTAATGTCTTTGAACTTTCAACACGTTCGATAATGAATCCTTCTAACTTTGAAGGAGCTAATGTAGCCAAATAACAAGTTTCATTATGGATGGATGTTAACTCTTTCATAATAGGGAGTGCGATTTTCCGTATGTCTATGTTTTCGTAAACTTGTAAACCAAGCCTCATGATAGACAGGCCTAAACTATAGCCAAGCGATTTGTCATTTTTCTTTATGAATCCTCTGTATTCTAACGTTGTGAGTATATTGAAGCATGTGCTTGAGGGTAACTCAAGTGTCTCTGCAATTTCTTTCATTGAAAGATCAGGACTTTGGCTAAGTAACAAAATAATATCGATTGCTTTATTAACTGACGGGACGATACTCTTTGGCTTTTGGTTTTTCAACTGACTCAACTCCTTTTCGTTTTATATATATGAATTATACACCAAATATAAAGATAACTTATCTTAATTTAGTTTGCAACAACTCTTTTAAAAGAATAGGGAAAACGTCTAATCCCTTTATTTCCAAAGGGTAATTCCCTGCCATTTCCTATTGACAGCCAGTTGGATCTATTGTAATTTAGAAATAACAATAAAACATATATATGATTTTAAT from Pueribacillus theae encodes:
- the gucD gene encoding alpha-ketoglutaric semialdehyde dehydrogenase GucD; protein product: MTVQETVKTYKNFIGGKWLSSSTEKVKPSTNPANKDEIVGYVQISSEEDVDQAVEAAKLAKKSWRKLTGAARGNYLYKAANIMESRLDEIAETMTREMGKTFPEAKGETARGIAILRYYAGEGMRKTGDVIPATDSKALMYTDRVPLGVVGLITPWNFPVAIPIWKMAPALIYGNTVVIKPAEDTAVTAVKVIECMEEAGFPAGVVNLVTGRGSVVGNRMIHHPDINGISFTGSNQTGKLVAEGAIARGAKYQLEMGGKNPIIIADDADVDAAVEATISGGLSSTGQKCTATSRVIVQEGIYERFKERLIARTKELTLGDGMKENVYMGPSANEGQLNTVLSYIEKGKAEGATLVLGGNRPKDPELQNGYFVEPTIFENVKSDMAIAQEEIFGPVLALIKVDTIQKALELANDVSFGLSASIFTKNIENAFEFIDEIDAGLVRVNFETAGVELQAPFGGMKDSSSGSREQGEAAKEFFTSIKTVFVKP
- a CDS encoding IclR family transcriptional regulator, whose translation is MKNQKPKSIVPSVNKAIDIILLLSQSPDLSMKEIAETLELPSSTCFNILTTLEYRGFIKKNDKSLGYSLGLSIMRLGLQVYENIDIRKIALPIMKELTSIHNETCYLATLAPSKLEGFIIERVESSKTLVVLLPVGDKVPLYATATGKSLLSGFSEEDLTFYLNNVELSAFSTKTIITEEQLREELEQIRRKGYATTHNELGDGASAISCPIKDYEGNIIAAISLSGPTQRMVTQFPAMIQDVQEAANKISRSLQ
- a CDS encoding fumarylacetoacetate hydrolase family protein; this translates as MRIIRFLNGNGTPQLAALTDENQVFELPYKDLLTMVEKAKQKNVTALALVQEFIQLSLPLEAELKDLTLLVPIEAPEVWAAGVTYEKSRDERNYEATGGKLNASTFYDKVYDAERPELFFKSSAARTIGPDKEVYLRSDSNWQIPEPELGMVLNREGEVIGYTIGNDMSCRDIEGENPLYLPQAKIWKNSCSIGPAIRLAETVDDPYQFQIICRIYRGGSKVFEDSASTSQLKRELGELVSYLVRENTVFDGTVLLTGTCIVPPHDFTLLDGDRIEIEIPGIGILNNPVKSQVQQPS